The following are from one region of the Centroberyx gerrardi isolate f3 chromosome 16, fCenGer3.hap1.cur.20231027, whole genome shotgun sequence genome:
- the micu3b gene encoding calcium uptake protein 3, mitochondrial — MAALRRLISTFTNISKSGTFTARKQTSTKATKALKLIAAGACVTAAAGSAYYYYFYSFHGRRTGLASHVEARVLHLALPSVSATDKVQAYDLDNGDVYMSSYENRFRLFSSVEFEGQFYMTPLNFIESVTLNEPKSKRIWKSLTKKDLEKILADTPPIWKGSSNLFRNLRERGVISYTEYLFLLCILTKPHAGFKIAFNMFDADGNEMVDKREFLVLEEIFRKKKDRKEVDEDVQRSDQQSLQLYGHQKSHAHSVLKKDCQHVEARGMWDVLRRGTSQALFSDLTEHVDENTTETTLLVHFFGKKGKAELNFEDFYKFMDNLQTEVLEIEFLSYSKGMPTVSEEDFARILLRYTDLDDISGYLENVRHSMPDEKGITFEEFRSFFQFLNNLEDFTIAMQMYNFANRSIGQDEFTRAVYVATDLKLTRHLVNTVFKIFDEDHDDKLSFKEFIGVMRDRLHRGERAIRVEEKFTSFKSCMKKELSAK, encoded by the exons ATGGCTGCCCTGCGCAGGCTTATCTCCACATTCACCAACATCTCAAAATCAGGAACATTTACGGCCCGGAAACAAACATCCACAAAGGCAACAAAGGCGCTGAAACTTATCGCAGCTGGAGCGTGCGTCACCGCCGCGGCCGGCTCagcgtattattattatttctattcGTTTCACGGTAGGCGCACAGGACTGGCAAGCCATGTCGAGGCTCGAGTTTTGCATCTGGCATTGCCATCAGTTTCTGCGACCGATAAGGTACA GGCGTATGATCTGGATAATGGAGATGTGTACATGTCATCCTATGAGAACAGATTCCGCCTGTTCAGTTCGGTGGAGTTTGAGGGCCAATTCTACATGACTCCACTCAACTTCATCGAGTCTGTCACTCTGAACGAGCCCAAGA GTAAGAGAATATGGAAGTCCCTCACAAAAAAG GACTTAGAGAAGATACTGGCTGATACCCCTCCTATTTGGAAAGGATCATCTAATTTGTTTAGAAATCTTCGTGAACGAG gTGTCATCAGTTACACAGAGTACCTCTTCCTGCTCTGCATTTTAACAA AGCCCCATGCAGGCTTCAAGATCGCCTTCAACATGTTTGATGCAGATGGAAATGAAATGGTGGACAAAAGGGAGTTCTTGGTG ctGGAGGAAATTTTCCGCAAGAAAAAGGACAGAAAGGAAGTTGACGAGGATGTGCAAAGATCTGACCAGCAG AGCCTGCAACTGTACGGTCATCAGAAATCCCATGCACACAGT GTCCTTAAAAAAGACTGTCAGCATGTAGAGGCCCGCGGCATGTGGGATGTTCTCAGGCGGGGCACGAGTCAAGCTCTGTTTTCTGATCTCACCGAG CATGTGGATGAAAATACAACAGAGACGACACTGTTGGTGCATTTCTTCGGGAAAAAAGGCAAGGCCGAGCTGAACTTTGAAGATTTTTACAA ATTCATGGACAACCTGCAGACAGAAGTCCTTGAGATAGAGTTCCTCTCCTACTCCAAAGGCATGCCCACCGTCAGCGAGGAGGACTTTGCTCGGATCCTTCTGCGCTACACCGACCTGGACGACATCAGTGGATACCTGGAAAACGTGCGGCACAGCATGCCGGATGAAAAG gGAATCACCTTTGAGGAGTTCAGGTCCTTTTTCCAGTTCCTGAACAACCTGGAGGATTTTACCATCGCCATGCAAATGTACAACTTTGCTAACCGCTCCATTGGTCAAG ATGAGTTTACCCGGGCGGTCTACGTGGCTACGGACCTCAAGCTGACCCGCCACTTGGTCAACACAGTCTTCAAGATCTTCGACGAGGATCATGATGATAAGCTCAGCTTCAAGGAGTTCATCGGCGTCATGAGGGACCGGCTGCACCGCGGAGAGAGG GCCATCAGAGTGGAGGAGAAGTTCACATCTTTCAAGTCCTGTATGAAGAAGGAGCTTTCAGCCAAATAG